Sequence from the Caretta caretta isolate rCarCar2 chromosome 16, rCarCar1.hap1, whole genome shotgun sequence genome:
GTGGGTTTGCatcattaacctgtggaacttgctgccacaagatatcactaAGGCCAAGAGCTCAGCAGGTTTTTAAAAGGGGTTAGATTTTTGTGTGGCTAAAGAGAACACCCCACACTGTTAATGTTAAACAGGACCAAAACTAAGGACTATAAATCCTCATTCTTTAGGCAATAAGATGTCCAACTAACTGATATAATTTAGGAAAAAGCTTCCCCTGTAAGCAGATTATTCTGCAGTTGTCCAGTCTGGTTTTCTTGCACCTTGCTCTGAAGAATCAAGTACTGGTCACTGATGGAAAAAGGATACCAGGCTGGATGGACCACATCTGATCTGCTATGGGAATTCCTGTGTCCCTTTCCTAGCCCAGTTGCTAAATAGTGGTGTCCAGAGAGGTGCTGGAGACAGCTGTGTCGCAGTGTTGAACTCACACAGTGAATATGTTGCTATTAAACTGACATAATGTATAATGAAAAACTGAGCCGAAGATTTGTTTCGGTGAGCATTTCCTGGCTGACTGAAATGCTCACATCACTTGCTGAGTCTGGCTGAAAGTGACTAGTGAAACAGATGAAAATGGGATGTGTGTCATTGGCTTGGACTGCAGGTATTTCCAAGGGTTTGGCTTCCAAAGGTGATCTGTCTGAATGACTGATATCCAGAACTGGCCCTAGTCCAGCTGGGCACTGGAGCACCTGCAGCTGCTTGCATTGCGCCAGCCAAGGGAAGGAAAtgaattttaaatgcaaatttttaGGGCGAGTGGGACTGGTTGGCCATGGCTCCATGCACTTCCCCAGGACAGAGTGGGTTAGTGGGAGCTGCCGCAGGCTGACAAGACTGGCTTCTCTCTACAGGGAGGTCACTTTTTCTTCCCAGGTGGAATGCGATTTTGTTTTACACCCTTGACTTGCAGGTGTCCCACTAGAGAGGCGCTGTGGAAATCCTTCGTAGCCAAGAGAGGAATGGCAccgcccccccggctccctgaaGGGTACATTAGAGAGCCTGATCTGAACCACCTCCCAGTAGAGAATGCGCAAACACATCGTGTAGCCCAACGCTGTCACTCCCACCCTGCCTGGAAGCTCCTGGGCCAGAGCCATGCATTGGCGTGGGCCTCCTCTTCCTAAAAGTGGAGAAGCTTCGCCAGTCTGTAATGCCATCGCGTCAACTTCCCTAGTGATTGTAGCAGGGTCCCTCCCAGGAGCACCAGCTCACTGCCACGCGTGGCGTGTTGGTGGTTAGCAGCACGTGGCTCGTTCCCCTCCGTGGAGAGCATGTGCTGTTTGAGGCATCGCTGTCTGGGGGTACTGCTGCCCACTGAAGACACCCTGGAGTTTTTCACAGGAGTAATGGTGTTAACCTCAGGCCTTGCTAAATGAGGTATTCCCTCTGAGAGCTACATTCTGTCTCTTTACATTcttcctccacctttcctgggcTGTGACAATCACCTCCTGCCTCACGCATTGCTGCGTGCTCGACACCCGTGGCCACTGCGTAGTCGCAGTGTGTCATCGGGGGGGACCCTCACAGCCTGTGCAGGGCTGGCTTCTTTGCTAAAGCCTTGGGAGCCATGGGGATGAAAGGTGCCGCCGAGCAATGAGGGGACGCCCTCTCTTACCCGGCTGCAAGTTGACAGCTCTGGTTCTCAATCACCAATGAACTTCTCCCCTCTAAATCTGGGTTTCCTTTCGGAGGGCACCCAGCGGGCTAAACCTGACGGTATTTTGTTAGTGGTCCATTTGACTAGGGTTAAAAAGAGTGACCCTAGAGTGCTGTGTCCAGAGAACCAAGCTTTAATTGATTGCTTTGAAGAGTGAGCCACTCCGCAGTGTATAAACAAGGGCTGATTTAGGACGGTGAGGCAGGAGAGCATTAACCCAGGGGGCTAGGGtttaagtgagagagagagagagagagtgtaaaaCTCCTGTGGGTTCTGAAACTGCCCAGCACGAGAGAGGGAAATTCACCTCCATTCACCTATGAGCCAGAAAGGCAGCTCTGAAATCAGTCAGATTTACTCTCCAGTGTCATTTTAATTTCCAGTGATCTGACAGGGGTGGGGCTTGGGTCTCTGAGGTTTACTGGAGGGGGAGGAAGCCTGCTTTGCTTAATTATTAATGTTGTCTGCCTGCAGTGTCTTAATACTCTAACGGATCTGGCTCAAGTCCATCTGCCATCATTCACTTTAATGGAGGCAAACGTTTCTGGCTGCCAAACAGCAAAATTCCTAGTATCTGTCGGTGATTCTGGGCAGCTGGAGCATTTTGGAGACTAGCTCCCATTGGGTGTTTGCTGGGAGATTCAAGCCACTTTCTGCCACTGCTTCCCAGTAGGGGAAGGTACCAGGGGACATAAACCCTGCATTCCGATTCTGAGCGCCAcataaacacacatgcacacagggaTGTTACTCATTGCAAGTGGTGTCACTGGAAAACGTACTCCCTTTGGAGCCGGGAGAGCAGGTGCATACACATGTACAGCGCCAAACAGCAGGATCCTGTTCTTGCTTCAGCACATTGTTCAACATACTGAAGGCCTCGTCCACACTAGGGTTTTCAAGTGTCAGTAGCCAGGCACTGGTGCACACCCCAACTATGGATAAGCAAAACCGGTTTAAGCTGCATAGTACATCAGTGCAGTGCTGCTGGGGTacgctgcaccagtgcaaagagTAGCTTTGCCTGCCTACGCTAGGGAGCAGGACCAACGACTCTAGCCAGAGCCCACCCTCCATGGTAAACAAGGCCCAAGTCTCAGCAACAGCTGATCTGGGAACTGCTACACTCGTGTCACTAAGCCCGTTTCTTTGTGCCCAGGATGCCGAAAACTGCTCCATCTACCCCTCTGTGTCCCAGCAACTGCTGAGTGCAAGcagcccctgctcctctgcctcgGCAGCCCCCCTGGCATCTCAGCActgcctgcagctcctccagcatcagctactgcagcagcagcagcagacccaGGTGGCTGTGGCACAGGTAAGGGGCTCCGCAGCCCtgtttcggggtgggggggggatcacacacacacactctctctctctccacttacTGACCTTTGACTGGCAACCATTTCCTCTGCCTTGTTCAAGGTTCCTTTTCCTACTAGCCCAGCTGAATTAGCCATTGGATAACTCAAGCCCTTCACTGCTCCGTGCTCTGTTCcctggctggggcccctgggagtCTTGCAGAGCAATCCGGGGTGGAACGTGGCCCTTAGCATCTGAACTGAGGCACagtctctccttctccccctccagcaaaaaaaaaaaaaaaggtccatGTCAGAGGTGGGTCTAGAACCCAGAagtcataattaaggctacgatttagtcacggaggCCATGGCAGTCACGGACTACATGACTTCATAGAatcgtagactttaaggtcagaagggaccattatgatcgtctagtctgacctcctgcataacgcacgccacagaatctcacccacccactcctgtaacaaacctctcacctatgtctgagctattgaagtcctcaaatcgtggtttaaagacttcaaggtgcagagaatcctccagcaagtgacccgtgccccacgctgcagaggaaggcgaaaaacccccagggcctctgccaatctgccctggaggaaaattcctttccgaccccaaatatggtgatagctaaaccctgagcatgtgggcaagactcgccagccagacacccaggaaagaattctttgtagtaactcagatcccacaccATCTAACGTCCCATCACTGGCCGTAGGGCATATCTACCTttaatagtcgaagatcaattaattgccaaaattaggctatcccatcatatcatcccatccataaacttatcaagcttagtgtTGAAGCCAGAtaagtcttttgcccccactttactggacctccgtgacttcttcagcttcagctggagccagggctACGTTCTTCACACAGCCCCGCGGTGGGGGCCGCCACCGGGGCCATGAGCCCCTGCCCTGCGGCTTGTAgtgggggctgcagctggagctgtACACCTCTGCCGCAGCTTGTACGGTcagttttagtaaaagtcacgggctccatgaatttttgtttgttgcccgtgacctgtccgtgacttttaccaaaaataaccatgacaaaatcttagccttagtcataATCCCCAACTAGCTGCTGTACCAGGGGGCTGCTCTTTTTTTAAACCTATCGTTAATTTCTTAATCCAGCCAGTACTTGATGGGCAGGGACCACCTTCCAGCACCTACTCACCTAAACCAACAAGGTGGGGACTAGGCTCCATTGGAGGGGCTCTGGCATGGCCCATCGAGGGAGGGGATAGCTTTAGCTCAGAAGGAAGAGTCCCAGCTCTTACCTTTGCATCGCTATTCCACAGCACGTTCCCCTACGTATGGCGGGCGGACGGTCAGCCCCCCAGCAGCCGTCGCATCACAACCGCCTCAGCCACTCGGCCTGACACCGCAGCCGCCAGGCGGGGGTCAATGAGTTTGCCTGGTTTCGGCTGCTGACAGAGAAAGACAGGGCCGGAGCAGCCTCGTCTACCCTGGGTGTGCAAATATGCATCTCACTGTTAGCTTCGGGGGGTGGGTATGTACATGGAGGGGACAAGGTATTGCAGGGGGGCTGACTACAGCCTGCAGAAGCTGCCTCTGTGGGGCCGAACTGTCCCGGAGCCTCTGGAATTCCCAGGCCCTCAGACATATTTCATTGTGGATTTCCTTCCTTTTGTAGGGGGAAGGGAGATAAAGGAGGGCTTCCCTGCAGGGGAGCAGCCAGTTCCTGTGGAAGCAACAAAGCACAAAGGGCTTTGCAACCTCCGTGCATGCTGCCCCACTGACATGCAGCCGCCCGTGGCGTGGGCCCTAGTTCACTGCACAGCCGGAGTGAGGGGGCCGTTTTGGACAAGAGCACGCCCCCGCTTCCAAAGAATCTGCCCTGGGATATTTAGGAGTCACACAGGGCAGACAGGGCCCTGGTTTTTAAGGTGGCAGCAACCTATGCTGCATGAAGTGCACAGTGGGAGTATctgttctgaaggcagagctcaCCCAGCTGGGACCAGACCCTGGGCTGTCAGAAAGAGAGGGGGAGACCTGAGGAGAAAGAACAGACTCAAGTTTGTCAAAAAAAAAGATCCTAGCCAAATTACAGAAACTTTCCCACTCTGCAGACTCGGACTGGGGTTGGGAGAGAGATTCATACAGAAGGGAGCCAGGGTGCAGGTCTGGGTTGTTGCCGTGCACCCCTGGAGCTGCGGGCAGCGTAGCTGCGGCCTGGCCATTCCCCAGGAGAAGGTGACGTATCGGCGTCTCCTGACCCTGCAGGTGCAGCTGCTGAAAGACCAGCTGGCTGCCGAAACAGCCGCCCGCATCGAGGCTCAGGCCCGGGTGCGCCAGCTGCTGCTGACCAACCGCGACCTGCTGCAGCACGTCTCCCTGCTGGTGAAGCAGCTGAAGGAGCTGGAGATCAAGGTGCAGCACAGACAGCCAGGTAGGAGGgcgtgggggtggtggtggtgcttaTAGAGCCTCCCGACAGTGGTGGGGCTGAGAGGCCGGGACATCTCTCCAGCCCACAGCCAGGGGGAGCTGCTGAGAACATCCCAACTCGACTCCTACAGGCAGATGCTGAGAGCGAAGGAGAGGACAGTGCTCTCATTAGGGGCACTCCAGGGCATGGGGACtctggccacagagccctccccagcccacaagctcatccagcccagagccccagcgtTTCCCTGAGTCAGCCCAGGAAGCAAACGCTGCTGGGACCGAGCTGGCTCCAGCCATGAATTGCTCTAATCCAGCACCCTCCCTGCCACGCTGGTTTTGCCCTGCCCCAGCATGGGCTGCAGCGCGGCATAGCACCgaatcagggcagagggctcttTGCTGGCTCCCTGccagggcccagttctgcccaGTAGCCTGAGCAGTGATGGCGCTGGTGACACTTTGGCCTGGATGAGAATTTGCTGCTTGTTGGTGGGGAAACGTCTGCTCCCATTTCCAGCCCCTGTGTATGGGGCTGCAGCTCTTGGCGGGGTCTGGACCCTGCTGCAGGCAGCCTCCGGTAAcccccctccttctctgccagGCCAGCCCCTGCCTTTGCCCAGTTTATGGAATACACCTGTCCTTGGTAGGGTGGCAGGCTGCTATGGAGaatccccacctccacccctcatGAGCATCTGGTGCTGAGCAAGGCAGGGAGGCCGCTCCGAGTTCCAGCCAGCCTTTGTGCTCTCAGccggggtgcaggcaggggggtgtTAACATGGGAGATGAAAGGTGCCCCTGTGCACTGCAATATGGGTACGCCAATCCCCGAGGAGCCCGCTGGAGAGGAGAAGTTCTGACCCCGTTTCatagatggggaatggagggagtCTGGTCAGATGTCAGGATGGGAACCAAATGCCAGACCTCAGCCTCTCCACCCTGGGCCTAGCCCCACGGTCGTTCCAAGGCCAATTCCACTGCTTCACACGGCAGCTCCTCAGGCCTGAGACGACCATGGGCCTTCAGTGCTTGTGAGCGGCACTGGGTTGGCAGTTCCGGAGACTGCTGGCCTCTGTCCACAGAGCAGAGCGAGCTCCCATCTGCCCTGCCCGTGTACACCATCCCGACCCCGAGGGCAGGGCAGCTCAGCCTGCACATCCTCCAGCCAGGGGCCATGCAGTCCCTGCGGCTGGCAGCTGGTTGTGGGTTTGTTATTTTATGCTGCAGACAGATGGCTGCTGCAAACTGAGACCCAACGCAACTCACAGAGCCTCTGACCAGCCCCAGAGGGGCTAATGGCAGAGAGTGTGGTGGGGGACACGTGCAAAGCCAACTCTGGCCCCAGGCAGCCatcctctttctccctctccccatgcaggaggagggaagcGGGCCTGGctagctggggctggagcctgtgcTGGCTTTGGACCAGGGCTGCTCTAATCTCCCTGTGCCAGCAGAGGCCCCTGCCTTCACTGATAGGGGCCAAGGCCGCCAAgccccctctctccccgccccacctTTGCTGGGCCTGACCAGGCCCTGAGGGGAGCGGCTGGGCCTCGGGGAAGCGTCACGGCTAGGGGCTGGTAACACTTTACCCAGGCTGCTTCTCTTTGCCTTGGCAGTTGACAGATCCTTGCAGAACCTGTCCCTGGCTCAGTCCCTGTCTCTGAACCTGAAGAACCATTACAGCCTGGAACTCAACctgccctccacctccaccccagccAGTGTCCTGGGCAGCCCGCTGGCCCCTGGCTCGCTGGCTCTGCTGGGCACTAGTGCCTCCTACCTCAACCTCCTGAGCCTGGAGAAAGGCAGCAGGGGCCCTACTGCCACGGACGGGGACGAGCACCTGGTGGTGCTGGAGGGGCAGGATGGTCTCCACCGGCAGGTGGAGGGCTCCGAGGTCAGCGACCAGGCTCTGCTCAATGGTGGCGGCAGGCAGAAGGCAGGCGACCcgagcagcagagcagaggatGAGAGGTAGGTCGGTCTCCCTGTTCCCCCCAGCTGGTTAACAGCCACCCACACTTAGTCCGaggcagtgggaggagcagggacccTCCCCCACTTGCTGGCTGCTCCGTTCAGCGCGGAGTCTGGGCCAGTGGCCTTGGCAAGCccgggggctgggccaggccacgCTCCCCGGTAGCCTGCAATGGAGAAAGGCAGGCGAGTCTTgcccaggggccaggcagctgtgaCCACCCACGAGCGCTGGGGGCTGTGGAGCACAACTTAACCCAAAAAGGAACAGGAAGAGGACAGGGTGAGCGCATTCCTGGCTCCTTCACACCGGCCCCTGCGGGCACGGCTGGAGCTTCCCTgtctctgcacagagctggggacagCGGGGGTGGGGCTCAGTCCCCAGCCTGCTTCCCCCTCACACTGCCCCCATGGCCCCAGGAGCGACCAGGGGGCtgggcgggaggtgctgcaggtcccccctgccccccgatgTAGCTACCGCAGGGTTGTAAGAAGGCAGCTGGCCTCTGAGATCTCTTGCAGCTGAGCCCAGAGCCTCAGCAGAGACGTGCTTAGACATGGACATCTCTTTGCTCTGTGCTCTCAAGGTTGCAGCAGCCCATCCCTAAGCTCAACCCGCCCCCAGCCATCCTGCGGAAGAGGTCGAGCAAGACCTCCCCGAGCCTGGAGGTGGAACCCAAGCCTGAGAACGCTGCTCCCACGACGCTGCCCAGCCCCAATGCATCCAGTCTCACCAACGTCACCACCTGCTCGCTCGCCAGCTCGGAGTTCGAGTCGGACGTCAGGACTCCTGCCCCTGGCACAGAGCTCTTCCCCAACCAGGGGGCCCGGCCAGCATGGGGCAAGGACAGGACTGGCAAGAACAGCCATGCTTCCCCCATGTCTGGCACCTGCCATCTTTCAGAAGAGGCCCCTGCACCTGGAGACATGGCTAGCAAGAACCCAGTGAGAGACCCGGCAGACATGGCCTGCACCATGGACAGCACCTTGCTGTTCTCCTCCACAGGCACCAAAACATGCTTACACATCAGCTTCTCGGAGGATGAGCTGCTGGAGAATGAGGTGGATGAGGTCATGGGGCTCAGCAGGGTCCCTGCTTAGCCTCCCAGTTAACTGGCAGGTGCCATCACTACCCGATGTTAGAATTTAGATTGGCACAGACCTCAGGGTAACTAGAGTTCTTAGTACTCAGCCCAGGAAGCAGTTTGCTTCCCCTGGCTTTTCTGCAACACGTAGCAGCTAGGCTGGCTTTGTAGCACCCTCTCCAACAGGCTGCTGGGTGCTACAGGACGAGGCCGGGTTAGTCCAGGCCCCCTGGAGCCCCCCAAGTGGTCACAGGCCGTGGGCTGCAGACATTGGCTTGGAGAGCAATGCTACAACCATCCTTCAAGCCCTCTGGTGGCCGAGGGCCTCTCCTCGTCCAGCCGGCCTGCCACGGGCACAGTCCAGTGATGCACACGCAGCAGGGTACCCCTCTGAAACGCTGCCCCGCTGCTCTAGAAGGGCGCTGCTCCTTTGCTGCCATgactctccctgccccagtcaTGGTCGGCTGCTGTGTCTGCCGGACAGCGCCATCCTCCGCCCATGGAGCGCCACACCCCAACCTGCCATTCCCACTGCTCTCCGGCTGGGAtgccccagggctgctgccccACTAAACTggctgtggggccagggcaggtgaCGCTTGTTTACCCTGGCCAGAGGAGGCCAGTCTGTGTTTGCTCCCTTGCTGCTAAGCCCAGCCGGGGCCCAGGTCTAGCCTCCCCCGCTTCACCAGCACTGGTGTCTGACTTGTGACAAGCAGCGTTCCCCCAAACTGTGCGATAGGAGTCTCTTGGCTGGGGGGTATTAGATACTGCCTAGCAAGCCCCAAACAGAACAGGGGCCCAGAGGAGAGGGGCACAAGTGCAAATCCTCCGATGCTCCACTCCTGACCACTTGAGAATTGAATCAGCTTTAATATGTATTAGCTGCTTGAACAGGAAACTCTGCAGCGatagggctgggagcaggcagagcaggatGGGGTGCTGGCAGGCTCTTTGAAATGCCCAAGGCAGCCCCAGCTGCGAAGGGGGAGACTAGGCTGGAGAATACCCTTGGAAGCGGTCCGTGCAGCACTATGACCCTGGGTTGATTGACAATCCAAGTCCACTGGTCTCCGCAAAGCAATCTGCATCTGACGGGGACAGACAGGTCCAGGATGTGGACCTGTTATGCTGGTTCCAGGGGTCTGTTCCCTTCTCATACTGATCCCCATTGGCTAACGGGACACGAAGAACAGCTGCTGTTTGGTAGGGGCATAAATAGCTGGGTACAGACTAATCCAGCCACTGTTACCAAGGCCTGAGAGTTCACTGTATCCCCCCTAGTAGGGATTGGGACCATCCCTTATAGAGGTCACTGCACTGGCTTCCAGACCCAAGCCATCTAAGGGTTTGATTGGGAGGGCTGCTGATGCTAAAAATCCATTGCTagccacttcccccacccccaggccctccTGGGAATGGAGGGGCAGGAGGCACCTCGTTTCATTTGTAGTATGGCCACCAGACCCTCCCAGCCTTGCAGCCCAGCTTGTATGCATGTGACGGGGGCTGTGCATCCTACTGGGGACAGCGAGGGGCTTCTTCCTGCGCCCTGGGGAGTCTGCTCTGAGCACCTCACCCTGCAGCATTGGCTTCCAGCGTCCCTGCTGCACACTGTGGAAGCGACTCCTACTCATCGAGCTCGGCCGTGTTCCCGCTGACTGCTGCATGGGAGGAACTCAGTGCTCTCCTCTGAGTGCCCATGCCAGGGTAGCTCGGAAGGGGGGGGCCGCTCGCCCAGGCAGGTCAGTAGTGGGTCGTTCCACCCCCCAGCCACAGGCATGTAGGAGCTGTGCTCTGATGTGCAAACAGCTGCTTTGTTGCACATTCTgaccatggggggagggattggTCTGAGGTTTGGGCGGTTTGCCAGGTTATGGATCAGTTTTTAGGAGTAATGAaatgtggggggcgggggttgggggctgCCCATAATGTTCATGCTGTGAACTCTGGGGGAGCTTTGCTGCAAAGGGGTAACCTAGGCCCAGGGCCGTGTTAGGTGCAGTTTAGACAAGGTGGGGTTAAGCAGAtatacccccacccccgactgcaTGGTGAAAGCTTCTGCAGGTTGGAGTAAGGGAAGTGGGCAGGCTGCGGGTGGACGGGCCGTGCAGCGTGGGGCAAaatgcagctctgggcagaggAGTCAGAGCAAGGCTTCGTTACCACTTCGCGCTCCCAAGGGCTAGGCACCACAGGGGCCCTCCTTTAGGCTGGAGGGAGACTCACATGGTGCCAGCCTTGGGCTGTCTGTGCCCAGGGTGATGCTGCCCTGGCTGAGGACGTGCGGGGTGGATGGCGAATGTGTTGAACCTTGGGCTGGAGGGTGGCTTGCGGGAGATCAGCAGAGGGGAGGACTAAGAGGGGCGGCTGTTGAGTTAGATCCAGGGGATGGATCGGCCCGCACAGCTTTGGTGATGCGTGGACTCTGCTGCCTGTCACCAAGGACCAGGCCAGCTCCAGCTGGGATGTATTTCAGTCCGCTAGGAAACACACGGACCTTGTGGTGGGACAACAGAGGGGTAGGCGGTTTGTTACTGGACTTGGAAGGCGATAAATGCTGTGTTCTGCTCTCCCGGCGCCGTGGGATTTCCATGCAGCGCCCTGTTGCCGGACAAGCGGACGGGAGCCGGTGCTGTAATTACAGATTAGTTTTCCACTGGTGCGTGTGCCtggtgtgtttgtttattttaaataccaGGGCCCCGAAAGCCCCTCGTTCCACGCTGGGGGCTCCGTGCTGGGCACAGGGGACCTGCCCGCTGGGACTCCGGCCCCGAGAAGCAAGGACGGAGCCCCCCGTCCCCATGTAAACCCACAGCGTCACTGGAGTCGTGTCTACCCCAGCAGAGCGGCACTTTATCGCCGTGTACCaacccccgcctcccaccccacgCCCCAGGTGACACACGTCAGCCTGGTAGAAACTCAGCTGTGCCAGCTTGTGGGGTCTACCGTAGGAACGGCGTGGCCAGAGCAGCCGTGGGGTTGGGTCACCTCTCGTCCCGCCCCTCGCCCCAGCCCAGCAGAGCTGTGGCAGCCGAAGGCTGCAGCATAAACCTGGCCTTGAATGGGGTAGGCCGGAGTCGCGCTTGGGCCACGTCCAGTGCAGACGCTGCAGGGAGCGTGGTCCATGGCCCCTAGCGCCTTACAGCCTCATGGTGCTATGCGGGCAAAGGGCAGGCCTGGTGCGTCACCATGTGGTGACAATTGGTATCACACTCGGCAAAAGCACGCACACAAAAGACCCCGGGCCCTCCCCGGCTCAGGGTGGCTGGAGGCTGCAAGCTACATCATGGGTCCTCAGAGCATGGCTCAGCAGGGACGGGGGTAGCTTAGACGGGGCTGGTGGCAGCATGCAGTGGGCTGAACGGCTGGGGAGCAAgctgctctccctctctctgacacCAAGGGACCCACAAagagccccgggggggggaggggtgtaggCGGATGATTTTGGAAACAAATCCTGCAGGTTAAAGCCAGCCCATTTTCTACCCTATCAAtctcccccaactccaccctGGTTCCTGCTCATGGCTTGAGCTTGCCACaaagctgctgctcctggctagGCCCgtgtcctgcttcgagcaggggtcgTGCAGGCTCTCTCGAGTGACAGGCCTACATTTTTGTTATTGTTACCTCGGCGACTACCTTTGGTGAGGGCTGCAGGCCCAGCAGAGATGGCTGGGTAGCCCGAGCATGAGCGCACAGCCCACGGTGCAGGCTAAGAGGTCAATACAGGGCAGGATGTGCAGCAAGGTGACCTGCCTACGCCCAGGGAAGTGCAAGGCCAAAAACGACGAGCCAGCCAGTTCCACAACTGTCCCACTCTCAGCACTACACCCTTGCTCTCCCCCCAGCAGAGAGGGGTCTACAGCAGTCTGCCAGTCCCTCCGAGTGAGCACAGCTCTGTCCTGGAGCATGGACTGATCCCAGGCCAGCGTCAGCTGGAGTGAAATACCTGGTCTACTTCAGCAGACTCCACCTCGGCTCTGAATTCATGTGAAGTCCACTCAATGGGCAACGCCTGGGTCTGGTGCATTAGACAACGCCTGGAGAACTGCTGTGGCCCATTGGTAGTCCCAGGCGAGGGAATCACATGCCCATGTGCAGGCCTCATTTTGACATGTCCATAGTTTGTGGTGAGCCAGAGTAGGAGGTTCTGAAGTCCTAAGGGGCATAAGTGCACCGAAGGCTTATGTGCTGTTGACAACCTGCCTCCCCTGCTGAATGTGACTCCAGCCTCCTTCCATAAAGGGCCGGCGGCCCCTGGCTCCAACCCTTCCAAGAGCCGTTTTCGGTTTATTGGCAATAAAAATGACGTGGAACTTTGTCAGATTCACTTTGGCTCCTGTCTCATTCGCAGTCATTGACAAACGGTTTTCGCAACTGGAACAGCCAGCACCGGTTCTCCCAGGCTGCCTGCTGATCTGCTCCCTAATGCAGAACATCCCATGAGATCTGGGCACAAAAAGCTTGTCGCCCTGGTACTTTCCCTCCTTAGCAATGGCGCATAATCAGGGCAAGCGTTCCCGGGCTACCTTGCTGGGGTAATTTCCTCCTGCGATTAACCTGAGGGGGAGGGACTTCATGCCACTGTCTGTTCCCCACATTCTTATGCCCCCACTTCCAAACACCAGCATGATTCAGAGCGAGTCCCTGCAGCGGGGGGAGGCAGTTTGCTAACTGCCTTAAATGGTCCCAACTCCACCGCAATCCCACCCAGTCTGTCTCTTAGACAGAGAGTGGGTTTTCCTACACACCACCACTAGGGGTCAGCCAAACTTCATTTTCCTCCACTCCCTCTCCCTAGAGACGCTGACAGGCTCTGTGTGGCCATGGGTTGTAGTCACACAAGCAGAGCCACCGGGGTGCGTGCCTGCCGGGGTGTGCACCGGGTCCAGCTCCCTGCAGAGACGTGCTGCATGTCCCACGGGGCCTCCTCCC
This genomic interval carries:
- the LOC125623645 gene encoding carboxyl-terminal PDZ ligand of neuronal nitric oxide synthase protein isoform X2 gives rise to the protein MPVKNRYNLVDDGCDSRVPLHNEDAFQHGIHFQAKYEFKAKNIKKKKVSIIVSVDGVKVILRKKQKRKEWTWDESKMLVMHDPVYRIFYVSHDSQDLKIFSYIARDGANNSFRCNVFKSKKKSQAMRVVRTVGQAFEVCHKLSLQHALQNADGQADGASDKSVEEQPLEVHQQGGAKIVDVDEADVDSDGIGLSERGAEELPSPMGELGILKSGQSCQDAENCSIYPSVSQQLLSASSPCSSASAAPLASQHCLQLLQHQLLQQQQQTQVAVAQVQLLKDQLAAETAARIEAQARVRQLLLTNRDLLQHVSLLVKQLKELEIKVQHRQPVDRSLQNLSLAQSLSLNLKNHYSLELNLPSTSTPASVLGSPLAPGSLALLGTSASYLNLLSLEKGSRGPTATDGDEHLVVLEGQDGLHRQVEGSEVSDQALLNGGGRQKAGDPSSRAEDERLQQPIPKLNPPPAILRKRSSKTSPSLEVEPKPENAAPTTLPSPNASSLTNVTTCSLASSEFESDVRTPAPGTELFPNQGARPAWGKDRTGKNSHASPMSGTCHLSEEAPAPGDMASKNPVRDPADMACTMDSTLLFSSTGTKTCLHISFSEDELLENEVDEVMGLSRVPA
- the LOC125623645 gene encoding uncharacterized protein LOC125623645 isoform X3, with product MLVMHDPVYRIFYVSHDSQDLKIFSYIARDGANNSFRCNVFKSKKKSQAMRVVRTVGQAFEVCHKLSLQHALQNADGQADGASDKSVEEQPLEVHQQGGAKIVDVDEADVDSDGIGLSERGAEELPSPMGELGILKSGQSCQDAENCSIYPSVSQQLLSASSPCSSASAAPLASQHCLQLLQHQLLQQQQQTQVAVAQVQLLKDQLAAETAARIEAQARVRQLLLTNRDLLQHVSLLVKQLKELEIKVQHRQPVDRSLQNLSLAQSLSLNLKNHYSLELNLPSTSTPASVLGSPLAPGSLALLGTSASYLNLLSLEKGSRGPTATDGDEHLVVLEGQDGLHRQVEGSEVSDQALLNGGGRQKAGDPSSRAEDERLQQPIPKLNPPPAILRKRSSKTSPSLEVEPKPENAAPTTLPSPNASSLTNVTTCSLASSEFESDVRTPAPGTELFPNQGARPAWGKDRTGKNSHASPMSGTCHLSEEAPAPGDMASKNPVRDPADMACTMDSTLLFSSTGTKTCLHISFSEDELLENEVDEVMGLSRVPA
- the LOC125623645 gene encoding carboxyl-terminal PDZ ligand of neuronal nitric oxide synthase protein isoform X1 produces the protein MPVKNRYNLVDDGCDSRVPLHNEDAFQHGIHFQAKYIGSLDVPRPNSRVEIVAAMRRIRYEFKAKNIKKKKVSIIVSVDGVKVILRKKQKRKEWTWDESKMLVMHDPVYRIFYVSHDSQDLKIFSYIARDGANNSFRCNVFKSKKKSQAMRVVRTVGQAFEVCHKLSLQHALQNADGQADGASDKSVEEQPLEVHQQGGAKIVDVDEADVDSDGIGLSERGAEELPSPMGELGILKSGQSCQDAENCSIYPSVSQQLLSASSPCSSASAAPLASQHCLQLLQHQLLQQQQQTQVAVAQVQLLKDQLAAETAARIEAQARVRQLLLTNRDLLQHVSLLVKQLKELEIKVQHRQPVDRSLQNLSLAQSLSLNLKNHYSLELNLPSTSTPASVLGSPLAPGSLALLGTSASYLNLLSLEKGSRGPTATDGDEHLVVLEGQDGLHRQVEGSEVSDQALLNGGGRQKAGDPSSRAEDERLQQPIPKLNPPPAILRKRSSKTSPSLEVEPKPENAAPTTLPSPNASSLTNVTTCSLASSEFESDVRTPAPGTELFPNQGARPAWGKDRTGKNSHASPMSGTCHLSEEAPAPGDMASKNPVRDPADMACTMDSTLLFSSTGTKTCLHISFSEDELLENEVDEVMGLSRVPA